The proteins below are encoded in one region of Puntigrus tetrazona isolate hp1 chromosome 5, ASM1883169v1, whole genome shotgun sequence:
- the eef2l2 gene encoding elongation factor 2: MVNFTVDQIREIMDKKSNIRNMSVIAHVDHGKSTLTDSLVCKAGIIASARAGETRFTDTRKDEQERCITIKSTAISLYYELSENDSAFIKQCKDGSGFLINLIDSPGHVDFSSEVTAALRVTDGALVVVDCVSGVCVQTETVLRQAIAERIKPVLMMNKMDRALLELQLETDELFQTFQRIVENVNVIISTYGEGEHGPMGNIMVDPVVGTVGFGSGLHGWAFTLKQFAEMYVAKFAAKGDKKKADLPPAERAKKVEEMMKKLWGDKYFDPSCGKFSKSATNADGKKLPRTFCQLVLDPIFKVFDAIMNFKKEETQKLIDKLEVKLDAEDKEKEGKPLLKAVMRRWLPAGDALLQMITIHLPSPVTAQRYRCELLYEGPGDDEAAMGIKNCDPKAPLMMYISKMVPTTDKGRFYAFGRVFSGVVSTGQKVRIMGPNFTPGKKEDLYLKPIQRTILMMGRYVEPIEDVPCGNIVGLVGVDQFLVKTGTITTFENAHNMRVMKFSVSPVVRVAVEAKNPADLPKLVEGLKRLAKSDPMVQCIIEESGEHIVAGAGELHLEICLKDLEEDHACIPLKKSDPVVSYRETVSDESDQVCLSKSPNKHNRLYMKSRPFPDGLAEDIDKGDVTARQELKQRARYLAEKYEWEVAEARKIWCFGPDGTGPNILVDITKGVQYLNEIKDSVVAGFQWATKEGALCEENMRSVRFDIHDVTLHADAIHRGGGQIIPTARRVLYASVLTAQPRLMEPIYLVEIQCPEQVVGGIYGVLNRKRGHVFEESQVAGTPIFVVKAYLPVNESFGFTADLRSNTGGQAFPQCVFDHWQILPGDPYDVNSKPSQIVADTRKRKGLKEGIPALDNFLDKL, translated from the exons GTGAACTTCACGGTAGACCAGATTCGGGAGATCATGGACAAAAAGTCCAATATCAGGAACATGTCTGTGATCGCCCATGTGGACCATGGGAAATCTACTCTCACTGATTCCTTGGTGTGCAAAGCCGGTATTATTGCTTCTGCACGTGCAGGAGAGACCCGATTTACTGACACCAGAAAAGACGAACAGGAGAGATGTATCACCATTAAGTCAAC GGCCATCTCTCTATATTATGAGCTCAGTGAGAATGACTCGGCCTTCATTAAACAGTGTAAGGATGGTTCTGGCTTCCTGATCAACCTGATCGACTCACCTGGACATGTTGACTTCTCTTCTGAGGTGACAGCAGCTCTGAGAGTTACAGATGGTGCCCTTGTAGTGGTAGACTGTGTTTCAG GTGTATGTGTGCAGACTGAGACTGTGTTGAGACAAGCCATTGCAGAGCGCATCAAGCCTGTCTTGATGATGAACAAGATGGACCGTGCCCTCCTTGAGTTGCAGCTGGAAACCGATGAGCTTTTCCAAACCTTCCAAAGGATTGTGGAAAATGTTAATGTCATCATCTCAACTTACGGAGAAGGAGAGCATGGACCAATGGGAAACATTATG GTGGATCCTGTGGTTGGGACTGTGGGATTTGGATCAGGCCTCCATGGCTGGGCTTTTACTCTGAAGCAGTTTGCTGAGATGTATGTGGCCAAGTTTGCTGCTAAGGGAGATAAGAAAAAAGCAGACCTTCCTCCAGCAGAACGGGCTAAGAAAGTGGAGGAGATGATGAAAAAGCTTTGGGGAGATAA GTACTTTGATCCCTCCTGTGGAAAATTCAGCAAATCAGCAACCAATGCAGATGGAAAGAAGCTTCCTCGTACCTTCTGCCAGCTTGTCTTGGATCCCATCTTTAAG GTTTTTGATGCCATTATGAATTTCAAAAAAGAAGAGACCCAGAAACTGATTGATAAGCTCGAAGTAAAGCTTGATGCAGAAGACAAAGAAAAGGAAGGAAAACCTCTACTTAAG GCTGTGATGCGCCGCTGGTTGCCAGCAGGTGATGCTTTGCTCCAGATGATCACCATCCATCTTCCTTCTCCTGTCACTGCCCAAAGGTACCGCTGTGAATTGCTTTACGAGGGTCCTGGAGATGATGAGGCAGCCATGG GTATAAAGAACTGTGATCCTAAAGCTCCTCTCATGATGTACATCTCTAAGATGGTGCCAACCACCGACAAGGGTAGATTCTATGCTTTTGGTCGTGTTTTCTCTGGTGTCGTTTCTACAGGGCAGAAGGTGCGCATCATGGGCCCAAACTTCACACCAGGAAAAAAGGAAGACTTGTACTTAAAGCCAATCCAAAG AACTATCTTGATGATGGGTCGCTATGTAGAACCCATTGAAGATGTGCCATGTGGGAACATTGTTGGTTTGGTCGGGGTCGATCAGTTCCTGGTGAAGACTGGCACCATTACCACTTTTGAAAATGCTCACAACATGCGTGTTATGAAGTTCAGCGTTAGTCCTGTGGTGAGAGTTGCTGTGGAGGCAAAGAACCCAGCTGATCTACCAAAGCTGGTGGAGGGACTTAAACGTCTGGCCAAGTCGGATCCTATGGTTCAG TGTATCATTGAAGAGTCTGGTGAGCACATTGTGGCAGGTGCTGGTGAGCTTCATCTGGAGATTTGCCTAAAAGACCTAGAGGAAGATCATGCATGCATCCCATTGAAG AAATCAGACCCAGTTGTGTCATATCGTGAAACCGTCAGTGATGAATCAGACCAGGTTTGCTTGTCTAAGTCTCCCAACAAGCACAATCGTCTGTACATGAAATCTCGGCCTTTCCCAGATGGCCTGGCCGAGGACATCGATAAAGGTGATGTAACCGCCCGGCAGGAGCTTAAACAGAGAGCTCGCTACCTGGCTGAGAAATATGAGTGGGAAGTCGCAGAGGCCCGTAAGATTTGGTGCTTTGGACCAGATGGTACAGGGCCCAACATCCTTGTGGATATCACAAAGGGAGTTCAGTACCTGAATGAGATAAAGGACAGCGTAGTGGCTGGTTTTCAGTGGGCAACCAAAGAA GGTGCGCTCTGTGAAGAGAACATGCGGTCGGTCCGATTTGACATTCATGATGTGACTCTTCATGCTGATGCCATTCATAGAGGTGGCGGTCAGATCATTCCCACAGCCCGCAGAGTTCTATACGCTTCTGTGCTTACTGCACAGCCAAGACTCATGGAGCCCATTTACCTGGTCGAGATTCAG TGCCCGGAGCAGGTGGTTGGTGGCATCTATGGTGTGCTGAACAGAAAAAGAGGCCATGTGTTTGAGGAGTCCCAAGTGGCTGGGACACCTATATTTGTTGTGAAGGCATACCTACctgtaaatgaatcatttg GTTTCACAGCAGACCTGAGATCTAACACTGGCGGACAGGCCTTCCctcagtgtgtgtttgaccACTGGCAGATCTTGCCAGGTGATCCATATGATGTAAACAGCAAACCTAGCCAAATTGTGGCCGATACCCGTAAACGCAAAGGTCTGAAGGAGGGTATCCCAGCACTGGACAACTTCCTGGACAAACTATAA